In Trichocoleus desertorum NBK24, the following are encoded in one genomic region:
- a CDS encoding YsnF/AvaK domain-containing protein, which translates to MADLDKNRDLNQGNEAHEADANRDPLSGQPGAHPVGTGIGAAGIGTVGAVVGGVIGGPVGAVIGSAVGAVAGGLVGKSAAEAVDPTVEEEYWRNNYASRPYVEPGHTYDDYQSAYRTGYEGYGRHAETGRKFDEIEPHLRSDYETRHGGKGLGWDKAKHAARDAWDKVENTVKGSGDRNSGQNLASRGDTQQVNLYEERLIADKTRVKTGEVNVGKHVETETARVSVPVEKERVVVERTTPTNAGNAVTPGEATFHEGEVARVEIYEERADIHKEAVLREEVNIRKEVDHETVQAEEQIRREELDIDRQGRGVSDRSNPLT; encoded by the coding sequence ATGGCTGATTTAGATAAAAATCGAGATTTGAATCAAGGAAATGAGGCTCATGAGGCCGATGCGAACCGTGACCCACTTTCTGGTCAACCCGGTGCTCATCCCGTAGGAACTGGCATTGGTGCCGCTGGAATTGGCACAGTGGGTGCGGTAGTAGGGGGTGTAATTGGTGGTCCTGTCGGCGCAGTGATTGGAAGCGCAGTTGGCGCAGTAGCAGGTGGTTTGGTTGGCAAAAGTGCGGCTGAAGCCGTTGACCCCACCGTTGAAGAGGAATACTGGCGCAATAATTATGCTTCTCGGCCTTATGTAGAACCAGGCCACACCTACGATGATTATCAGTCAGCTTACCGAACAGGGTATGAGGGCTATGGTCGTCATGCAGAGACTGGAAGAAAGTTTGATGAGATCGAACCCCATCTTCGGAGCGATTACGAAACCCGTCATGGCGGTAAAGGTCTAGGTTGGGATAAAGCAAAGCACGCAGCCCGGGATGCTTGGGATAAGGTTGAAAATACAGTCAAAGGTTCTGGCGATCGCAACTCTGGACAAAATCTTGCTAGCCGAGGCGACACTCAACAAGTCAACCTGTACGAAGAAAGACTGATTGCTGACAAAACCCGTGTCAAAACTGGTGAAGTCAACGTTGGTAAGCATGTAGAAACTGAAACTGCCCGCGTTAGCGTTCCGGTTGAGAAAGAGCGTGTAGTTGTAGAGCGCACTACCCCAACGAATGCGGGTAACGCAGTTACACCTGGAGAAGCTACCTTCCATGAAGGAGAAGTAGCACGGGTAGAAATCTATGAGGAGCGAGCTGACATTCACAAAGAGGCGGTACTACGCGAAGAAGTGAATATCAGAAAAGAAGTCGATCATGAGACGGTTCAGGCAGAAGAGCAAATTCGCCGGGAAGAACTAGACATCGATCGCCAAGGTCGTGGAGTGAGCGATCGCTCTAATCCTTTAACCTAA
- the fabG gene encoding 3-oxoacyl-[acyl-carrier-protein] reductase yields the protein MEALQETASKRLQGQVAIVTGASRGIGRSVALALAAEGANVVINYASSSTAADKVVAEITAMGSDAVALQADVSKADQVDALFSAVMEKWGRIDVLVNNAGITRDTLLLRMKPEDWQAVIDLNLTGVFLCTRLASKIMLKQRSGRIVNITSVAGQMGNPGQANYSAAKAGVIGFTKTVAKELASRGVTVNAVAPGFIATDMTSGLNHTEEILKFIPLGRYGQPEEVAGLVKFLAADPAAAYITGQVMNVDGGMVMA from the coding sequence ATGGAGGCACTGCAAGAGACTGCATCGAAACGATTGCAAGGGCAAGTGGCGATCGTAACTGGAGCATCTAGAGGCATTGGTCGCTCTGTCGCTTTGGCGCTCGCTGCTGAAGGAGCCAATGTTGTGATCAACTATGCCAGCTCTAGTACTGCTGCGGACAAAGTCGTGGCTGAGATCACTGCTATGGGCAGTGACGCTGTGGCTCTACAAGCCGATGTCTCCAAAGCAGACCAGGTTGATGCTTTGTTCAGCGCTGTGATGGAAAAATGGGGACGCATTGATGTTCTCGTCAACAACGCTGGAATTACTCGCGATACCTTACTGTTGCGGATGAAGCCGGAAGATTGGCAAGCTGTGATTGATCTCAACCTGACTGGTGTGTTTCTATGTACCAGATTGGCTAGCAAAATTATGCTGAAGCAACGCTCTGGCCGCATTGTCAATATCACGTCTGTGGCAGGCCAAATGGGCAACCCAGGGCAAGCAAACTACAGCGCCGCTAAAGCTGGGGTCATTGGTTTTACTAAGACTGTTGCTAAGGAACTGGCGAGTCGGGGGGTAACGGTCAATGCTGTAGCTCCTGGCTTCATTGCGACTGACATGACCAGTGGCTTGAACCACACGGAAGAAATTCTGAAATTTATTCCTCTAGGTCGCTATGGACAGCCAGAGGAAGTAGCTGGCTTGGTGAAATTCCTTGCTGCTGACCCAGCGGCTGCCTACATTACAGGACAAGTCATGAATGTAGATGGCGGCATGGTAATGGCTTAA
- a CDS encoding GIY-YIG nuclease family protein, producing MTSITDIPILADLEYIPYLDDAGQVNEQFQGKVGVYAIFDQAQTLQFIGYSRDIYLSLQQHLVRRPQACYWFKVQTSDRPNRTALEAIRDAWISENGKTPVGNAEEQNLWNQPIDAKLAMTEEEQTDYREADEMTQIKLLKRVARRVEEQVLAQLRDRGVQMQIRFNPKLKETGLLDLK from the coding sequence ATGACTTCTATCACTGATATTCCTATTCTTGCCGACTTAGAATACATTCCCTACCTCGATGATGCTGGTCAAGTCAACGAGCAATTTCAAGGGAAAGTTGGCGTTTATGCAATTTTTGACCAAGCCCAAACTCTGCAATTTATTGGCTACTCACGAGATATTTATCTCAGTCTCCAACAGCATTTAGTGCGTCGGCCTCAAGCTTGTTACTGGTTCAAAGTTCAGACGAGCGATCGCCCCAATCGTACTGCGCTAGAAGCGATTCGAGATGCTTGGATCTCTGAAAACGGCAAAACTCCGGTAGGCAATGCGGAGGAGCAAAATCTTTGGAATCAGCCGATTGATGCCAAGCTCGCCATGACTGAGGAAGAGCAGACTGATTATCGCGAAGCTGATGAAATGACTCAAATAAAGCTGCTGAAGCGGGTGGCTAGGCGAGTCGAAGAGCAAGTCTTAGCCCAGCTACGCGATCGCGGCGTTCAGATGCAAATTCGCTTCAATCCTAAGTTGAAAGAGACTGGCTTATTAGACCTGAAGTAG
- the trxA gene encoding thioredoxin codes for MATKKQFSNFQELLSGSELPMLVDFYAPWCGPCQVMAPILEQVNAQMKEQLRVVKINTETYPELASQYQIHALPTLVLFKDGQPIDRIEGVMQAKQIVQRLQPFISAKA; via the coding sequence ATGGCTACCAAAAAACAGTTCAGTAACTTTCAAGAATTGTTATCTGGTTCTGAGTTACCAATGCTAGTAGATTTTTATGCGCCTTGGTGTGGCCCTTGCCAAGTTATGGCTCCGATTTTAGAGCAGGTCAATGCTCAAATGAAGGAACAATTGCGCGTCGTGAAAATCAACACAGAAACTTATCCAGAATTGGCATCTCAATACCAAATTCATGCGCTGCCAACGCTGGTCTTATTTAAGGATGGACAGCCAATCGATCGCATAGAAGGTGTGATGCAGGCAAAGCAAATTGTGCAACGCTTACAACCGTTTATTTCAGCAAAGGCTTAG
- a CDS encoding glycosyltransferase: MKTLLHSRWLHLLLLLFWLVVGIGLRFLCLDSKSVWTDEFATLVFSLGHSFRTIPLDQAIALDTLLQPLQIDTQTGVAAVLEHLMQESTHPPLYFVLAHWWLQWFPAQEGLVSIWAARSLPAIFGAVSIPAMFGLGWLAFGSRLVGHLAAAVMAVSPYGIYLAQEARHYTLAVLWVIASLGCLVVALRSLRVHKPLPLRVGVSWVGVNALGMATHYFFVLTLFAEALVLLGFWFSAGRKARPNQSHLPFQLPALKLWGRIYGVVAGTVAGIVVWLPAWQGVYGNQLTTWIYSGTRSGLGWFDPVLQALVGWITMLVFLPVQAPSFTLVILSGLGMLLFCAWSAPLIYQGLKQQWQQLQSRLALQVLGGFVLSAIALFFVIAYGLGTEINSAFRFSFVYFPAVVALLAASLAAFWSESVTLQPEVSPPKPVGNIWQRWQPNGKTVVMIVWLVGLLSGLTVATGLGYQKTHRPDVVVQHLQQAAQSPPLIAIAHMTHGQTGRLMGLAWELKRQPITGVLANPLFLLAHQDQNPLSSAIALQQTLSQLPRPLDLWLLNFPNPDETTNLASLLAGERCIADPQHKHRTDGYRYRLYRC; the protein is encoded by the coding sequence TTGAAAACTTTGCTTCACAGCCGCTGGCTGCATCTCCTACTGCTGTTGTTTTGGCTGGTTGTGGGTATAGGGCTACGCTTCCTATGCCTTGACTCGAAATCAGTTTGGACGGATGAATTTGCCACTTTGGTGTTTAGCTTAGGGCACAGTTTTCGCACCATTCCGCTGGATCAGGCGATCGCTCTGGATACCCTCCTGCAACCTTTACAGATAGATACACAAACAGGGGTGGCTGCGGTATTGGAGCACTTGATGCAGGAAAGCACTCATCCTCCTCTGTATTTTGTGCTGGCTCATTGGTGGCTGCAATGGTTTCCGGCTCAAGAGGGATTGGTGTCCATTTGGGCAGCGCGATCGCTCCCTGCCATCTTTGGGGCTGTTTCAATTCCGGCGATGTTTGGTCTGGGGTGGCTGGCTTTTGGATCTCGCTTAGTTGGGCATCTGGCAGCAGCGGTGATGGCCGTTTCCCCGTATGGTATCTACTTGGCTCAGGAAGCGCGTCACTATACCCTGGCTGTGTTGTGGGTGATCGCTTCCTTGGGCTGCTTAGTCGTTGCGCTGCGATCGCTGCGGGTTCATAAACCTTTACCCCTACGAGTTGGGGTAAGTTGGGTTGGGGTGAATGCGCTGGGGATGGCAACCCATTACTTCTTCGTCCTGACTTTATTCGCAGAGGCTTTGGTATTACTGGGATTTTGGTTTTCGGCGGGGCGGAAAGCTAGGCCCAATCAATCTCATCTGCCCTTCCAGTTACCAGCGCTTAAACTGTGGGGACGAATTTATGGGGTGGTCGCTGGAACTGTAGCTGGCATCGTGGTTTGGTTACCTGCTTGGCAAGGAGTTTACGGCAATCAGCTAACCACCTGGATCTATAGCGGTACCCGATCTGGGCTGGGTTGGTTCGATCCAGTGCTCCAGGCTTTGGTGGGATGGATCACCATGCTGGTTTTTTTACCCGTACAAGCCCCCAGTTTTACCCTAGTGATTCTGTCTGGCCTGGGTATGCTGTTGTTTTGTGCCTGGTCAGCTCCGCTAATTTACCAAGGGTTAAAGCAGCAGTGGCAGCAACTCCAGAGCCGATTGGCGCTGCAAGTATTAGGTGGTTTTGTCCTCAGTGCGATCGCCCTCTTTTTTGTGATCGCATACGGTCTGGGAACCGAGATTAACAGTGCTTTTCGTTTCAGCTTTGTTTATTTTCCTGCTGTTGTTGCTTTACTGGCAGCTAGCCTTGCTGCTTTTTGGTCTGAATCCGTCACGCTTCAACCCGAAGTGTCACCCCCAAAACCAGTGGGTAATATTTGGCAACGGTGGCAACCCAACGGTAAAACAGTGGTGATGATTGTTTGGCTGGTTGGCCTGCTCAGTGGCCTGACCGTTGCGACAGGATTGGGTTATCAGAAAACTCATCGCCCTGATGTGGTGGTGCAACATCTTCAGCAAGCGGCTCAATCTCCTCCCTTGATCGCGATCGCCCATATGACTCATGGACAAACAGGCAGGCTGATGGGTTTGGCTTGGGAGCTGAAACGCCAACCGATCACAGGGGTATTAGCCAATCCCCTCTTCTTGCTGGCCCACCAAGATCAAAATCCGCTATCTAGTGCGATCGCGCTCCAGCAAACCTTAAGCCAATTGCCTCGCCCGCTGGATCTATGGTTGCTCAACTTTCCTAATCCAGACGAGACAACGAATTTAGCCTCTCTCTTGGCAGGAGAGCGTTGTATCGCCGATCCACAGCACAAGCATCGTACCGATGGCTACCGATACCGTTTGTACCGTTGTTAG
- a CDS encoding rhomboid family intramembrane serine protease — MKNDDKSAIARELRSHALILGSFIVCIWLLEIIDLFVFRNALNLYGIRPRSISGLWGILFAPFLHGGLGHLMANTIPFLVLGWFVMLREISDFFIVSLITILASGLGVWLFGSANSIHIGASGVVFGYFGFLVSRGYFERSMVGIAVSLLVGTLYGSLIWGVLPIRNGISWEGHLFGFLGGLLAARLLARRKKSI, encoded by the coding sequence ATGAAGAATGACGATAAAAGTGCGATCGCCCGTGAACTCAGAAGTCATGCTCTGATTCTAGGCAGCTTCATTGTCTGTATTTGGTTGCTAGAAATTATTGATTTATTTGTTTTCCGCAACGCTCTCAACCTCTACGGTATCCGTCCTCGTAGTATTAGCGGTTTGTGGGGTATTCTGTTTGCCCCGTTTTTGCATGGAGGTTTAGGGCACTTAATGGCGAACACCATCCCCTTTCTGGTTTTGGGATGGTTTGTGATGCTCCGAGAAATCAGCGACTTTTTTATCGTGAGTCTGATTACAATCCTGGCGAGTGGCTTGGGTGTGTGGTTGTTTGGCTCCGCTAATTCGATTCACATTGGAGCCAGCGGTGTTGTTTTTGGCTACTTCGGCTTTTTAGTGTCACGGGGTTACTTTGAAAGAAGCATGGTGGGGATTGCCGTTTCGCTTCTGGTCGGTACTCTCTATGGCAGCTTGATCTGGGGAGTGTTGCCTATTCGCAATGGCATCTCTTGGGAAGGCCACTTGTTCGGTTTTCTAGGTGGACTTCTAGCAGCGCGTCTTTTAGCCCGACGTAAAAAGTCTATTTGA
- a CDS encoding glycosyltransferase, protein MSIDPSLFLLAAPSGSLTISESKIEPALQLEVPGASPSHGVYLSLVIPTFNESENIEAMIELLSRLLDQVLPGNYELIVVDDDSPDYTWKIAQELVSEYPQVRVMRRQQERGLSTAVIRGWQVARGEVLGVIDGDLQHPPEVLLQLIAETQQGADLATASRHVEGGGVSSWSVVRRFLSRGAQLVGLVILPGVVGRVSDPMSGYFLIRRSAIAGKTLSPVGYKILIEVLGRGSIGRVAEVGYVFQERQGGESKVTWKQYVDYLRHLGRLRLALSPFGRFIRFGFVGLTGLFVDMSVFYLLREELQLGLTTSNTISVELAIINNFFWNDAWTFSDVSSRQQGWRQRAKRLLKFNVVCLLGLVLNTLIVNGLYNVFHVNQYAAKMIAIAVVLFWNFWINLKLSWRVTEVK, encoded by the coding sequence ATGAGTATTGATCCATCTCTTTTCCTGTTAGCAGCGCCTTCTGGCTCTTTGACAATTAGTGAGTCTAAGATTGAGCCTGCTCTTCAACTGGAGGTTCCTGGAGCATCGCCCTCTCATGGGGTTTATCTATCTTTGGTGATTCCCACTTTCAATGAGAGTGAGAACATCGAAGCTATGATTGAGCTGCTGAGTCGGCTGCTGGATCAGGTGCTACCAGGCAACTATGAATTGATCGTGGTCGATGATGATAGCCCAGACTATACCTGGAAGATTGCTCAAGAGCTGGTGAGTGAGTATCCCCAGGTGCGGGTAATGCGGCGGCAACAGGAGCGGGGGTTGTCTACTGCGGTGATTCGAGGTTGGCAAGTGGCTAGAGGAGAAGTGCTCGGTGTCATTGATGGAGATCTCCAACATCCACCGGAGGTTTTGCTCCAGCTGATTGCAGAGACGCAGCAGGGGGCAGATCTAGCCACAGCGAGTCGCCATGTGGAGGGAGGTGGCGTTAGTAGCTGGAGTGTGGTGCGGCGTTTTCTATCACGGGGAGCCCAGTTGGTTGGGTTAGTGATTCTACCAGGTGTGGTGGGTCGAGTTTCGGACCCTATGAGCGGCTACTTCTTAATACGGCGTAGTGCGATCGCCGGGAAAACGCTGAGTCCTGTCGGTTACAAAATTTTGATTGAAGTGCTGGGCCGAGGCAGCATCGGGCGAGTGGCAGAAGTAGGGTATGTATTTCAGGAGCGGCAGGGAGGCGAGAGCAAGGTTACTTGGAAGCAGTATGTGGATTATTTGCGTCACCTAGGCCGTCTGCGTTTGGCGTTGTCACCGTTTGGTCGCTTCATCCGGTTTGGCTTTGTTGGGCTAACGGGTTTGTTTGTCGATATGTCTGTCTTCTATTTGCTGCGGGAGGAGCTGCAATTAGGACTGACAACAAGCAACACGATCTCGGTGGAGTTGGCCATTATTAATAACTTTTTCTGGAATGATGCTTGGACTTTTAGCGACGTTTCTAGTCGGCAGCAGGGATGGCGACAACGTGCCAAACGATTGCTGAAATTCAATGTGGTTTGTTTATTGGGTTTGGTTCTTAATACTTTGATTGTTAACGGTTTGTATAACGTTTTTCACGTTAATCAATATGCCGCCAAAATGATCGCGATCGCAGTCGTGCTGTTCTGGAATTTCTGGATCAACTTGAAATTGAGTTGGCGAGTTACCGAAGTCAAATAA
- the rplL gene encoding 50S ribosomal protein L7/L12, which translates to MSATTDQILEQLKSLTLLEAADLVKQIEEAFGVSAAAPAGGMMMMAGPGAGAPAEEAEEQTEFTVMLDEVPADKKIAVLKVVRVLTGLGLKEAKDLVEAAPKAVKENIAKGDAEDAKKQLEEAGAKVTIK; encoded by the coding sequence ATGTCTGCTACAACTGACCAAATTCTGGAACAACTTAAGTCTCTGACTCTGCTAGAAGCAGCTGACTTGGTTAAGCAAATTGAGGAAGCTTTCGGTGTTAGCGCTGCGGCTCCCGCTGGTGGCATGATGATGATGGCTGGGCCTGGTGCTGGCGCTCCTGCGGAAGAAGCAGAAGAGCAAACTGAGTTTACTGTCATGCTTGATGAAGTTCCTGCTGATAAGAAGATTGCAGTTCTGAAAGTTGTTCGAGTTTTGACAGGTCTAGGCTTGAAAGAAGCAAAAGACCTTGTAGAAGCTGCGCCTAAGGCAGTGAAAGAAAATATTGCTAAGGGTGACGCTGAAGATGCTAAGAAGCAACTCGAAGAAGCTGGCGCTAAGGTAACGATCAAGTAA
- a CDS encoding adenylate/guanylate cyclase domain-containing protein: MHPQNTKAELHRLLQDRNEHPEKIAEIDAQIHAIFAETHAILVLDMSGFSRLTIRHGIIHFLAMIHRLSAIATPLMEQQKGTVIKQEADNLFAVFPTVEFAVSAAVDVLKSLAAVNSGLPDAMDLYASIGIGYGEVLLVAGKDLYGNEMNLASKLGEDLARSNEILLTESAFQQLQSTWTCEAIELSVSGLELTAYQVQFPK, translated from the coding sequence ATGCACCCTCAAAACACCAAAGCTGAATTGCACCGCCTCCTTCAAGATCGCAACGAGCATCCCGAAAAGATCGCTGAAATTGACGCTCAAATTCATGCCATTTTTGCCGAAACTCACGCAATTCTGGTATTGGATATGTCAGGCTTTTCTCGGCTGACGATTCGGCATGGCATTATTCATTTCTTGGCTATGATTCATCGCTTAAGTGCGATCGCCACTCCCCTAATGGAGCAGCAAAAAGGCACCGTAATCAAACAAGAAGCTGACAACCTATTTGCGGTTTTCCCCACAGTTGAGTTTGCGGTGAGCGCTGCGGTGGATGTCTTAAAAAGCTTAGCGGCTGTCAATTCGGGCTTACCAGATGCAATGGATTTGTACGCTAGCATTGGCATCGGCTACGGGGAAGTGCTGCTGGTGGCGGGCAAAGACCTGTACGGCAATGAAATGAATTTGGCTTCCAAATTGGGAGAAGACCTAGCGCGATCGAACGAGATTTTACTGACGGAGTCGGCGTTCCAGCAGTTGCAATCTACTTGGACGTGCGAGGCAATTGAACTCTCTGTTTCTGGCTTGGAGCTAACGGCTTATCAGGTGCAGTTTCCTAAATGA